The Candidatus Krumholzibacteriia bacterium genome includes a region encoding these proteins:
- a CDS encoding acyl-CoA dehydrogenase family protein has protein sequence MKRFDGFDFVMADSLLTDDEKMVRDAVRVFIEEEALPKFTDSYENGTFPAELVKPLGELGVFGSTIQGYGCAGLNNVAYGLMMQELERCDSGLRSFASVQSALVMYPIYAFGSEEHKQKWLPQLAKGEIIGCFGLTEADFGSNPGGMLTTAVEDGDDYVLNGSKMWITNGVGAGVALVWAKLDGEVTGFIVEKERKGFQANPIKYKLSMRASDTAELVLDGVRIPRSNRLPEAKGLKAALMCLNQARYGIAWGVIGAAMACFHEALEYSKERIMFSRPIAGFQLTQKKLADMATEISLMQLMMIQLGRLKDAGNLKFPHVSMAKRNNVRKSLEIARIARSILGANGISGEYQSMRHMCNLETVDTYEGTYEIHTLIVGDALTGIAAYDS, from the coding sequence ATGAAACGGTTCGACGGGTTCGATTTCGTGATGGCGGATTCGCTTCTCACCGATGACGAGAAGATGGTGCGCGATGCCGTGCGCGTATTCATCGAGGAGGAGGCGCTGCCCAAGTTCACGGACAGTTATGAGAACGGTACCTTCCCGGCGGAGCTCGTCAAGCCGCTGGGAGAGTTGGGCGTCTTTGGATCCACCATCCAGGGCTACGGCTGCGCGGGTCTCAACAACGTGGCCTACGGGCTGATGATGCAGGAACTGGAGCGCTGTGATTCCGGTCTGCGCAGTTTTGCCTCGGTCCAGTCGGCGCTGGTCATGTATCCGATCTACGCGTTCGGTTCGGAGGAGCATAAGCAGAAGTGGCTGCCGCAGCTTGCCAAGGGCGAGATCATCGGTTGCTTCGGTCTCACCGAGGCGGACTTTGGCAGCAACCCGGGAGGCATGCTCACCACCGCGGTGGAGGACGGCGACGACTACGTACTCAACGGCTCCAAGATGTGGATCACCAACGGCGTGGGCGCGGGGGTGGCGTTGGTGTGGGCCAAGCTCGACGGCGAGGTCACCGGGTTCATCGTGGAAAAAGAGCGCAAGGGGTTCCAGGCCAACCCCATCAAGTACAAGCTCTCGATGCGCGCCAGCGACACCGCGGAGCTCGTGCTCGACGGTGTGCGCATTCCCAGGAGCAACCGGCTGCCCGAGGCGAAGGGACTCAAGGCCGCGCTCATGTGCCTCAACCAGGCGCGCTACGGCATCGCCTGGGGTGTCATCGGCGCCGCCATGGCGTGCTTCCACGAGGCGCTCGAGTACAGCAAGGAGCGCATCATGTTTTCGCGTCCCATCGCGGGCTTCCAGCTCACGCAGAAGAAGCTCGCGGACATGGCCACCGAAATATCGCTCATGCAGCTCATGATGATTCAGCTGGGCCGGCTCAAGGACGCGGGCAACCTCAAGTTCCCGCACGTTTCCATGGCCAAGCGCAACAACGTGCGCAAGTCACTTGAAATTGCACGCATCGCGCGCAGCATCCTGGGCGCCAATGGCATCTCGGGCGAGTACCAGTCCATGCGCCACATGTGCAACCTCGAGACGGTTGATACCTACGAGGGAACGTACGAGATCCATACGCTCATCGTGGGTGACGCGCTCACCGGCATCGCGGCCTACGATTCTTGA
- a CDS encoding enoyl-CoA hydratase-related protein — protein MEFEHLLYEVTDGIASITINRASMLNALSRHTVGELDRAFAAAEADDSVRVLIITGAGEKAFVSGADISELAKMDPVSGRKTCEIGQRTFRRLETMGKPSIAAINGYALGGGCELAMACTIRIAAENAKIGLPEVTLGVIPGYAGTQRLPRIVGRGVAMDLILTGRAVDAAEAHRLGLVSQVVPLAGLAEAARKTALRIQRNGPLAVRAAMQAVDYGLDVGLDHGCRMEATLFGLLCATDDMREGLQAFLEKRKADFKAR, from the coding sequence GTGGAGTTCGAACATCTTCTGTATGAGGTTACGGACGGTATTGCCAGCATTACCATCAATCGCGCCAGCATGCTCAACGCCCTGTCCAGGCACACGGTGGGCGAGCTCGACAGGGCGTTTGCCGCCGCGGAGGCCGACGACAGTGTGCGCGTGCTGATCATCACCGGTGCCGGCGAGAAGGCGTTCGTCTCCGGCGCCGACATTTCCGAACTCGCCAAGATGGATCCGGTGAGCGGGAGAAAGACATGTGAGATCGGGCAGCGCACGTTCCGGCGTCTCGAGACCATGGGCAAGCCGTCCATCGCCGCGATCAACGGCTACGCGCTGGGCGGTGGCTGCGAGCTGGCCATGGCGTGCACCATCCGCATCGCTGCCGAGAACGCCAAGATCGGGCTGCCGGAGGTTACGCTGGGCGTCATTCCCGGCTACGCGGGAACCCAGCGCCTGCCGCGCATCGTGGGGCGCGGCGTGGCCATGGATCTCATTCTCACCGGCCGCGCGGTGGACGCCGCGGAGGCGCACCGGCTGGGGCTGGTGAGCCAGGTGGTCCCGCTGGCCGGGCTGGCGGAGGCGGCGCGAAAGACGGCGCTGCGCATCCAGCGCAACGGGCCGCTCGCGGTGCGCGCCGCCATGCAGGCGGTCGACTACGGGCTCGACGTCGGGCTGGACCACGGGTGCCGCATGGAGGCAACCCTGTTCGGGCTGCTGTGCGCCACCGACGACATGCGCGAGGGGTTGCAGGCATTCCTGGAGAAGCGCAAGGCCGACTTCAAGGCCCGCTAG
- a CDS encoding 3-hydroxyacyl-CoA dehydrogenase family protein, translated as MKKVGVVGCGLMGSGIAQISALAGYTTHVVEINDDILKKGMAKIEESMEKGKKRGKITEEQFAAARKNLSSSTGLASLKDCDLVIEAVTENTELKKKLFKDLSGIVRGDTILATNTSSISVTEIAAVVDKPERMVGMHFFNPVPVMKLVEIIKGHTTSDTVMAACREFAVAVGKEPITCPDTPAFVVNKLLIPYLLDAVRMVQDGVATPEDVDKAMVYGCGYPMGPITLLDYVGLDTTLHAADVMYAEFRESKYAAPVLLRRMVQAGHWGRKTGRGFYAYEGK; from the coding sequence ATGAAGAAGGTTGGAGTTGTCGGGTGCGGGTTGATGGGTTCGGGCATCGCGCAGATCAGCGCGCTGGCCGGCTACACCACCCACGTGGTCGAGATCAACGATGACATTCTCAAGAAGGGAATGGCCAAGATCGAGGAGTCGATGGAGAAGGGGAAGAAGCGGGGCAAAATCACCGAGGAGCAGTTTGCTGCGGCGCGCAAGAACCTCTCGTCTTCCACCGGGCTGGCGTCGCTCAAGGACTGCGACCTGGTCATCGAGGCGGTCACCGAGAACACGGAACTCAAGAAGAAACTGTTCAAGGACCTCTCCGGCATCGTGCGCGGTGACACCATTCTCGCCACCAACACCTCGTCGATCTCCGTCACCGAGATCGCCGCTGTGGTGGACAAGCCCGAGCGCATGGTCGGCATGCACTTCTTCAATCCCGTTCCGGTCATGAAGCTGGTGGAGATCATCAAGGGCCACACGACCTCCGACACGGTCATGGCGGCGTGCCGCGAGTTCGCGGTCGCGGTGGGGAAGGAACCCATCACCTGCCCGGACACGCCGGCGTTCGTGGTGAACAAGCTGCTCATTCCGTATCTGCTGGACGCGGTCCGCATGGTGCAGGACGGTGTGGCGACGCCGGAAGACGTGGACAAGGCCATGGTGTACGGCTGCGGCTATCCCATGGGCCCCATCACGCTCCTCGACTACGTGGGGCTCGATACCACGCTGCATGCCGCCGACGTGATGTACGCCGAGTTCCGCGAGTCCAAATACGCGGCGCCGGTTCTGCTGCGCCGCATGGTGCAGGCCGGGCACTGGGGTCGCAAGACGGGGCGGGGCTTCTACGCGTACGAGGGGAAGTAG